In Nymphaea colorata isolate Beijing-Zhang1983 chromosome 13, ASM883128v2, whole genome shotgun sequence, one DNA window encodes the following:
- the LOC116267316 gene encoding vesicle-associated membrane protein 714 gives MAILYAVVARGNVVLAEFSAATGNAGAVARRILEKLPAEADSRLCFSQDRYIFHILRSDGLTFVCMANDTFGRRIPFAYLEDIHTRFLKNYGKVAHSAPPYAMNDEFSRILHQLMEFYSSNPSADTLSRVRSEVGEVHAIMVENIEKVLDRGERIELLVDKTATMQDNAFHFKKQSRRLRQALWMKNVKLMASMTCVIVVVLYIIIAAICGGITLKSCRS, from the exons ATGGCGATCCTCTACGCGGTGGTTGCCAGGGGTAACGTGGTGCTGGCGGAATTCAGCGCAGCCACCGGCAACGCCGGGGCGGTCGCCCGGAGGATCTTGGAGAAGTTGCCGGCGGAGGCCGACTCCAGGCTCTGCTTCTCCCAGGACCGATATATCTTCCATATCCTCAGATCCGATGGGCTCACCTTTGTATGCATGGCCAACGATACCTTCGGCC GACGCATCCCATTTGCATATTTGGAGGACATTCATacgagatttttgaaaaattatggcAAAGTTGCTCATTCAGCTCCACCGTATGCGATGAATGATGAGTTCTCCAGAATCTTGCATCAACTTATGGAATTCTATTCTAGTAACCCAAGTGCAGATACTCTCAGCCGTGTGCGCAGTGAAGTTGGTGAG gtacATGCTATCATGGTGGAAAATATTGAGAAAGTCCTTGACAGAGGTGAGCGGATTGAACTTCTTGTTGATAAAACAGCAACCATGCAAGATAATGCATTTCATTTCAAGAAGCAGTCAAGACGTCTTCGCCAGGCTCTGTGGATGAAGAATGTAAAGCTCAT GGCTTCAATGACTTGCGTGATCGTGGTGGTATTGTACATAATTATCGCTGCAATTTGTGGTGGCATCACACTGAAGTCATGCCGATCTTGA